Below is a genomic region from Fodinibius saliphilus.
CCGGACTCAACATCGATGACTTTGCTCCGCGTATTTCATTCTTTTGGGCTATTGGGATGAATCATTTTATGGAAATTGCAAAGATGCGTGCTGCCCGACTTCTCTGGGCAAAGCTTGTCAAACAGTTCAATCCGGATAACCCTAAGTCGATGTCACTGCGTACGCACAGCCAAACATCGGGCTGGAGTCTTACCAAACAGGATCCCTATAACAATGTAGCTCGTACCACTACAGAAGCAATGGCCGCGGCACTCGGCCACACCCAATCGTTACATACGAATGCCCTTGATGAAGCCATTGCCCTTCCTACTGATTTCTCAGCCCGTATTGCCCGGAATACGCAGATCTACCTGCAAGAAGAAACGGGTATTACCAAGGCAGTAGATCCGTGGGGTGGCTCTTACTATGTAGAATATCTGACAGACCGCATTGCACGACGTGCCTGGGAACTTATCGAAGAAGTGGAAGAACTGGGCGGCATGGCCAAAGCTATTGAAACCGGGGTCCCCAAAATGCGTATCGAAGAAGCTGCCGCCCGTAAACAAGCTCGTATCGACTCAGGGCAAGAAACCATTGTGGGCGTCAACAAATATCAGCTTGACAAAGAAGAACCGATTGATATTCTTGAAGTGGACAATGAAAAGGTTCGTAACAAACAAATTGAACGACTTGAAAAATTGCGTGACAAACGCAACGAAGATGAAGTTAACTCGGCCCTAAGTGCCATAACAAAGGCGGCAGCAAGTGGCGAAGGCAATCTCTTGGAATTAGCCGTTAAAGCAGCCCGAAAGCGAGCAACACTTGGCGAAATTTCCGATGCGATGGAGATAGAGTTCGGGCGTTACAAAGCAACCGTTAGATCAGTATCAGGCGTGTATTCTTCAGAAATAGACAAAGACGAAAACTTTAAAAAAGCCCAACAACTTGCTGACGACTTTGCCGAACTGGCCGGACGACGCCCCCGTATTATGGTTGCCAAAATGGGACAAGACGGACACGATCGGGGAGCAAAAGTGATCTCTACCAGCTTTGCTGACCTTGGCTTTGATGTAGATATCGGCCCGCTGTTCCAAACTCCGGAAGAGGCAGCACGACAAGCAGCAGAAAATGACGTACATATCTTGGGAGTTTCGAGTTTAGCAGCGGGCCATAAAACCCTGATTCCACAAGTTATTGATGAACTAAAAAAACTGGGTCGCGATGATATTATGGTTATTGTAGGTGGCGTTGTTCCTGAACAGGATTATGAATTTCTCTATGATAAGGGTGTTGTGGGTATTTTTGGCCCGGGCACAGTTATTTCACTGGCTGCACAACAAATATTGGAGATACTAATCGACAGCCATAATCATTAAATTAAAACCTGGAAAGTTTGAGAAGACTACTCAAAATAAATCGTTGAGACACCTCCGCCCCTCTTCAGTGAGGGATTCTATGTTCATCATCACAATTTTTTACGGCACATAACGAAGTGAGCACGCTTATACGTTACAATGGCTAAAAACCCTAATTCAAATAACGACACAAACCTCTCTGTAAATAAAGGAGTAGATCAAAATACCTCCATTAACACCAAAGGATTGGATCGTTTCAAAAACAAGCGTAAATCCTTAAACATTGATGATTATGTGTCAGGGATTAAGAATGGAGACCGCACGATTCTCAGCCAGGCCATAACACTTATTGAAAGCACTAAATCATCTGATCGCGAACTGGCACAAGATATTATTGAAGAATGCCTGCCTGAGACCGGCAACTCTATTCGCATTGGTATTACCGGTGTTCCTGGTGTAGGAAAGAGTACTTTTATTGAAGCACTGGGTAATTACATTATTGAAGAGGGAAATAAACTAGCGGTATTGGCAATTGACCCCAGCAGTACCCGAACCAAAGGAAGCATACTGGGCGATAAAACACGTATGGAGACCTTGGCAACCAATGACAATGCTTTTATACGCCCCTCCCCGACTTCGGGCTCTCTGGGTGGGGTAGCACGTAAGACACGCGAAACGATCTACTTGTGTGAGGCTGCCGGATATGACACTATATTTATTGAAACCGTGGGAGTAGGCCAATCAGAAACTTCTGTACATTCTATGGTGGATTTCTTTCTGCTTCTTATGCTGGCTGGTGCCGGTGATGAATTGCAGGGTATTAAAAGAGGTATCATGGAGATGGCAGATACTATCGCTATTAATAAAATTGATGAGACCGCGAAAAAGACGGTTAATCAAGCGGTACAGGAGTATAAAAATGCGTTACATCTATATCCTGAAACAGCGTCCGGCTGGTCCCCGGAAGTCACCACCTGTTCGGCCCTTGCAGAGGAAGGTATAAGCGACATCTGGGATATTATCGGCGAGTATATAGAGCTTACTAAATCGAATGGCTATTTCGAAGAACAACGAAATAAACAGGCCAAACATTGGATGTATGATACCATCAGCAACCAATTAACGGAGCACTTCTATGATAACCCGGATGTAAAGAAGCAACAAGAATCCATTGAAAAAAGGGTATTGCAGGGAAAACTCAGCTCGTTTAAAGCAGCTCAAATGCTTTTAGAATTATACTTTGAAAGTATCAGCACATAAATGAAAGTTGGGTGGGGAACGCTGCGGAAGGCCAATTCCCTTAATGCTTATCTTTGGAGCTGCTGCCTGACAGTTTTACCAAAAATACACTATAAACAATAAAGGTGACTACCCATCCCAGCAGTCACCTTTATATACTAACCTAATTGTTCTACTTCCTTTACATAGTACGCAGTTCAACGTCACCGTCGTCAATATCGATCTCAACACGTGCCTCTCCACCCGAAAGTCGATAAAGTGATCGTCGCTCATCTTTGTCTAGCTCTTCGAACATATTATCTGTTCTTATACTGGCATTATCATGGCTGATATCAAAGTCGCCGCCGCCACCGGTAATATTCAATTCCAGCTCGCCATCATCGAAATCAAAGATATAGAGCCCGTCATTGGCGAGCGAAGTTGTGATATCCATCTCCCCATCATCAAAATCCGCGTCAATTTCATTAAACGCAGCCTGCCGCACATAAACATCACCGTCATCCATTCTTACCTTAAGATCACCACGGCCTTCATCCATTCGGATACTGCCATCATCAAGATCAAAGCTAAAGTCATTTCCGGTCATGCCGCTCAGATCCAAGTCAGAATCATCCGCATTCACAGAAAGAGCGCCCTCAATATCTGATATCTCATAGTCATCATCATCGCCCTGCAAGTCCAGAGAAACATTGGACGGAACTTCCAAAGTAATACGGTATTCTGATTCCACGCTACCAAACAACATTCTAAATTTCTCTGAATCTACTTCCCTGATATAAAGATCACCTCCGCGTTCCTCCACTTCAATATCAAATTCTCCACTGGATCCCAGCTTCCAACCATCCACATCGATATTTCGATAGACCACCAAATGGACATTAGAACGATCGGATCCTTCAATAGTCACATCTGCATCATCACTGTTGAGGTGCACTGTGCCACCGCTGTCAATTTCATATTCCCTGTCAAGGTTAAAAACGCCATCCTGTGCATAAACAGAGATTGACAATATTAGCGTAGCTACTAAAAGAAATAAAAACTTCAATAATTTCATGGTAATACTGATCGGTTTTAATTATTAGTCAGCATACCGATACGAGAAAAAGAGTGAATTGTTTTAAATTCTTCGAAAAGAATTAGCTCAAGTTAAGCTCAGACTGGCTGGGAGAAAATGCGACCTCTTCATCTTCGATCTCTTGTTCACCAAGCGCTTCCTTCATTTCACTTCGCAACTTTTGTATAGTAAGCCCACTGGTAAGGGATCCATTACGGGCAATAGATATGCGCCCTGTTTCTTCGGATACCACAACTACAAACACATTGTTAGTTTCTGTAATCCCCACCGCCGCTCGGTGGCGTGTTCCAAACACTGATGATATGTTCTGGTTTTGTGAAATAGGCAGATAACAACTAGCTGCTACCATCCTATTATTTCTGATCACCACAGCTCCGTCATGCAGGGGCGTATGCTTATTAAATATTGTTTGCAACAGCTGACTGTTTACTTTGGCATCCAGCTTAACCCCTACATCAACCAAATCTTGCAGCGAAGAAGTACGGGCAAAAACGATAAGAGCACCTGTTTGTGACTGGGCCATGGTTCGCACCGCATCAATCACCTCATCGATAATGGTATCTGGGTTTGAACGGACAAAAAGACGATCAAGGTTGGTGTTTTGGCCTAGCCTATAGAGCAGCTTGCGAATTTCAGGTTGGAATATGATAAATACGGCCAAGACTCCAACATCTAATATACCGCGCAGAATAAAATTAATGGTAGTAAGTCCGGCCGCACTTACTACGGCATTAATAACAATAATAAATACAAGGCCAACAGCTGCTTGAATGGCAAAGGTTCCCCGTATCCATCGGTATAGATAAAACAATACCATGGTAATAATCAGGACTTCGATAAAGTCCTTAATACCAAATTCCAAGAAACCTATGGGAATCAATGGGGTTACCTCAATTAACTAAATATTCCTTTTACAAGAATATAACGATAAATTAGAGAAGTTTTTTGTGGTACTGAAATAAATAAAATTGAAAGCACCTAAGAAAGGAATAGTGGTACTATTTCTCTTTTTCAGAGATAGCCTTATAAACCAATAATGAATCATGGGCTTCTTTCACATCGTGAACACGTATTATTTTAGCCCCTTTTCTCATTGCATCGTAGTGCAATGCTACGGTTCCGGTAACACGTCCTTCTGTTGGGCGGTCGTTCAGAATAGCACCCAACATTGACTTACGTGATGCGCCAACCATTACGGGATGTCCCAAAGCCTTGAACTTATCCAGGTGTGCCAACAACTCCAGGTTGTGATCCAACGTTTTGCCAAATCCAATACCGGGATCTACTATAACATTCTCGAGCCCCTTTTTTCTAAGCTGATCCAGCTGATCTTCAAAAAAGTGGTAAATATCATTAACCACATTTTTGTAACTGGGATCGTCTTGCATGTTTTTGGGATTACCCTGCGAATGCATCATAATGTAAGCAGCATCAAACTCCAGGCATAGATCTGCAAAACGTGGTTCTTTTTGCAAACCACTTATATCATTGATAAAATGTGTGCCCAAATTCAGGGCTTCTTTAGCAACCTTATATTTCGTGGTGTCCACCGAGAAGAAGGTATCCGGGAACTGAGGAATGGCT
It encodes:
- the scpA gene encoding methylmalonyl-CoA mutase, with protein sequence MRPDFSDIPFTSSFDSKQSANNDSWETPEKIPVKPQFDVSDIENLEHLDYAAGIPPYLRGPYATMYTFRPWTIRQYAGFSTAEESNKFYRKALAQGQKGLSVAFDLATHRGYDSDHPRVSGDVGKAGVAIDSILDMKVLFDQIPLDEMSVSMTMNGAVIPIMAFYIVTAEEQGVSKEKLAGTIQNDILKEFMVRNTYIYPPRPSMRIIGDIFEYTSQYMPKFNSISVSGYHMQEAGATCDIELAYTLADGLEYLRKGIDAGLNIDDFAPRISFFWAIGMNHFMEIAKMRAARLLWAKLVKQFNPDNPKSMSLRTHSQTSGWSLTKQDPYNNVARTTTEAMAAALGHTQSLHTNALDEAIALPTDFSARIARNTQIYLQEETGITKAVDPWGGSYYVEYLTDRIARRAWELIEEVEELGGMAKAIETGVPKMRIEEAAARKQARIDSGQETIVGVNKYQLDKEEPIDILEVDNEKVRNKQIERLEKLRDKRNEDEVNSALSAITKAAASGEGNLLELAVKAARKRATLGEISDAMEIEFGRYKATVRSVSGVYSSEIDKDENFKKAQQLADDFAELAGRRPRIMVAKMGQDGHDRGAKVISTSFADLGFDVDIGPLFQTPEEAARQAAENDVHILGVSSLAAGHKTLIPQVIDELKKLGRDDIMVIVGGVVPEQDYEFLYDKGVVGIFGPGTVISLAAQQILEILIDSHNH
- the cdaA gene encoding diadenylate cyclase CdaA, with amino-acid sequence MIPIGFLEFGIKDFIEVLIITMVLFYLYRWIRGTFAIQAAVGLVFIIVINAVVSAAGLTTINFILRGILDVGVLAVFIIFQPEIRKLLYRLGQNTNLDRLFVRSNPDTIIDEVIDAVRTMAQSQTGALIVFARTSSLQDLVDVGVKLDAKVNSQLLQTIFNKHTPLHDGAVVIRNNRMVAASCYLPISQNQNISSVFGTRHRAAVGITETNNVFVVVVSEETGRISIARNGSLTSGLTIQKLRSEMKEALGEQEIEDEEVAFSPSQSELNLS
- the meaB gene encoding methylmalonyl Co-A mutase-associated GTPase MeaB — encoded protein: MAKNPNSNNDTNLSVNKGVDQNTSINTKGLDRFKNKRKSLNIDDYVSGIKNGDRTILSQAITLIESTKSSDRELAQDIIEECLPETGNSIRIGITGVPGVGKSTFIEALGNYIIEEGNKLAVLAIDPSSTRTKGSILGDKTRMETLATNDNAFIRPSPTSGSLGGVARKTRETIYLCEAAGYDTIFIETVGVGQSETSVHSMVDFFLLLMLAGAGDELQGIKRGIMEMADTIAINKIDETAKKTVNQAVQEYKNALHLYPETASGWSPEVTTCSALAEEGISDIWDIIGEYIELTKSNGYFEEQRNKQAKHWMYDTISNQLTEHFYDNPDVKKQQESIEKRVLQGKLSSFKAAQMLLELYFESIST
- the folP gene encoding dihydropteroate synthase — its product is MKQSSPAKQTFLIRDQRLDLSSPQIMGILNATPDSFSDGGEFNELDDALERIASMVANGASIIDVGGESTRPGSDPVAEKEELNRVIPILEKAIPQFPDTFFSVDTTKYKVAKEALNLGTHFINDISGLQKEPRFADLCLEFDAAYIMMHSQGNPKNMQDDPSYKNVVNDIYHFFEDQLDQLRKKGLENVIVDPGIGFGKTLDHNLELLAHLDKFKALGHPVMVGASRKSMLGAILNDRPTEGRVTGTVALHYDAMRKGAKIIRVHDVKEAHDSLLVYKAISEKEK
- a CDS encoding DUF4097 family beta strand repeat-containing protein; the protein is MKLLKFLFLLVATLILSISVYAQDGVFNLDREYEIDSGGTVHLNSDDADVTIEGSDRSNVHLVVYRNIDVDGWKLGSSGEFDIEVEERGGDLYIREVDSEKFRMLFGSVESEYRITLEVPSNVSLDLQGDDDDYEISDIEGALSVNADDSDLDLSGMTGNDFSFDLDDGSIRMDEGRGDLKVRMDDGDVYVRQAAFNEIDADFDDGEMDITTSLANDGLYIFDFDDGELELNITGGGGDFDISHDNASIRTDNMFEELDKDERRSLYRLSGGEARVEIDIDDGDVELRTM